The Rhodoferax ferrireducens T118 DNA segment GCTTGCTGATGGCGCCGCTGGCGCTGCTGGCAGCCAGCGTGCCGGTGCTGGCCCAACTGGGCATCAAGGGCATAGGCCTGGCCCCGGCCGTGATTGCCCTGACGCTGTATGCCCTGCTGCCGGTCGTGCGCAGCACCGCCGCCGGGCTGAGCCAGGTGCCTGCGCCGGTGATTGAAGCGGCGCGCGGCATGGGCTTGACGGCGCGGCAGATTTTCTGGCGCGTCGAGCTGCCCCTGGCCTTGCCGATTTTTCTCTCGGGGCTGCGCGTGGCCACGGTCCAGACCATTGGCATGGCGGTGGTGGCGGCCTTGATCGGCGCGGGCGGTTTCGGCGCCATCGTGTTTCAGGGTTTGCTCAGCGGTGCGCTCGATCTGGTGCTGCTCGGCGTGCTGCCGGTGGTGGCCATGGCCGTGGCGGTGGACGCCTTGCTCAAGGCCCTTGCCCTGGCGCTGGAGCCCGACAATGATTGAACTGCAGCATGTCTCCAAAGGCTTCAACGGCGTGAAGGCCATCGAAGACCTGAGCCTGAATATTGCGCGCGGCGAGTTCACCGTGATTCTGGGCAGCTCGGGCTCGGGTAAATCCACCTTGATCAAGATGATCAACCGGCTGCTGGAGCATGACAGCGGCCGCATCACGTTTGCCGGCGACGAGATTCGCAGTTTTCGGCCCGAAGACCTTCGGCGTCGCATGGGTTACGCGATCCAGTCGGTCGGGCTGTTTCCGCACTGGAGCGTCGAGAAAAATATTGCCACGGTGCCGACCCTGCTCAAATGGCCGCCAAGCCGCATCCACGACCGCGTGACGGAGCTGATGACGCTGCTGCAACTTGACGCTACGCTGTACCGCAAGCGTTATCCGCACCAGCTCTCGGGCGGCCAGCAGCAGCGCGTGGGCGTGGCGCGGGCACTGGCGGGCAACCCCGAAGTGCTGCTGATGGACGAGCCGTTTGGCGCGCTCGACCCGGTGACGCGGGCCGCGCTGCAACTGGAGATTGCACGCATTCACAAGGCGTTTGACAAGACCATTGTGCTGGTCACGCATGACATTGACGAAGCACTGAGTCTGGCCACGCGCATCGTCTTGCTCGACCAGGGGCGCATCGTGCAAAGCGGCACGCCGCTGCAGATGCTCTCAAGTCCGGCCAATGACTTCGTGAGCGATTTTTTTGGCCGCAGCGATGTCGGCATCAAACTGCTGGGCCTGCAAAGCGTGGCCACGCGCCTGCGGGCGGGCGAGCACGCCGCTGGCGCGCCGGTGTTGGCGAGTTCGAGCTTGCGTGAGGCCTTGTCGATGTTTTTGTCGCGCCGGGTTGACCGCTTGCCGGTGGTGGACGGCGACGGCCAGGCCCTGGGCGTGATCGACTTCTCTGACCTGCTGGACCTGCGGCCATGAGCGGCGCAGCGCCTGTCAGCGCCAGCGGCCGTGCCTGGGCTCGCGATCCCTTGCCTTGGGCCTTGGCTGCCTTGCTGCTGCTGGTCTTTGGCATGGCGTGGCTCAAGCCCCTGTTTGCCGCGCTGTTTCCGGCGTTGGAGCGGCCGGTGTACGCGCAGGACAGCTTTTTGGGGCTGACGCTGGCGCACCTGAAAATCGTCGGTCTGTCCAGCGGTTTTGCCGTCATCGTCGGTGTGGCCGCGGGGATTTTTGCCACGCGGGCCAGCGGACGCGAGTTTCGCCCGCTGATTGAAACCGTGGTGGCCGCCGGGCAGACCTTTCCGCCGGTGGCGGTCTTGGCCGTGGCGGTTCCTGTGGTGGGTTTTGGCGAAGCGCCGGCCCTGATCGCGCTCGCCCTGTATGGTTTGCTGCCGGTGCTGCAAAGCACCCTGGCCGGTATCGCCTCGGTGCCCCCGGCGGCGCGCGAAGCCGCTGAGGGCCTGGGGCTGAGCCCCTGGCAGCGCCTGCTGCGCGTTGAGCTGCCGCTGGCCGCCCCGGTGATTCTGGCGGGCGTGCGCACCTCGGTCATTATCAATATCGGCACCGCCGCCATTGCCTCGACCGTCGGCGCCAAGACACTGGGCCTGCCGATCATTGTGGGCCTGAGTGGTTTTAATACCGCGTATGTGCTGCAGGGCGCGGTGCTGGTGGGTTTGCTTGCGGTGGTAACCGACCTGGGCTTTGAAAGGCTGGTGCAGCGGCTGGGACGCTGGCAGTCAGCGCAGTAACCCGCCCAGCGCAGCTGACGTCAATGGCAATACCCGCGACACCAAAAGGGTGTCACGGTCATCGCTGGCCCAGTCGGCAAGTCGAATGTTGCTATCATTGATATAGCTGTTTGCGCAGTATTTATAAGGGCTTATAGCCATTTTTGTTCCATAAATGCCGGTGATCTCTGGCGACCAGGTTGCGCCGTCGGGCGACGGTGAAGTCGGGCTCAAGGTCGGCTTGTTCATAAGGTATAGAATAAATAGACCTTATAGATTCGAGCATCAAAGGAGTTCCAAAAAATGAGATTCCAACATCAATGTTCAAACCTGCCCAAGCCCGGCGCGCGCCGTTCCAATGGCCCAACAGGAGTTGCATCATGACCATTACCCTCACGCCAGCAGCGGCCAAGCAGATCCGCTCGCAAATTGCCAAGCGCGGCAGTGGCTTGGGCTTGCGCGTCGGCGTCAAAAGCGTCGGCTGCTCGGGCTTTGCCTACACCTATGAACTGGCCGACGAAGTGCGGGCCGGCGAGCAGCGCTTTGACGCCCACGGTGCCACGCTGCTGATCGCCCCGCAAAACCTGCTCACGCTCGACGGCGCCTGCCTCGATTTCGTCACCGAGGGGCTCAAGCAGAGCTTCCAGTTTGACAATCCCAACGTTGGCACCACCTGCGGCTGCGGCGAGAGCTTCAGCCTGAAGGCGGGCGCTGGCAAAGGAGTCGCGGCATGAGTGCCGTCTTGCAAAACCTGGTCAATCAGCCCTACAAGCATGGCTTTGTCACTGACATTGCGTCCGA contains these protein-coding regions:
- a CDS encoding ABC transporter permease, encoding MSGAAPVSASGRAWARDPLPWALAALLLLVFGMAWLKPLFAALFPALERPVYAQDSFLGLTLAHLKIVGLSSGFAVIVGVAAGIFATRASGREFRPLIETVVAAGQTFPPVAVLAVAVPVVGFGEAPALIALALYGLLPVLQSTLAGIASVPPAAREAAEGLGLSPWQRLLRVELPLAAPVILAGVRTSVIINIGTAAIASTVGAKTLGLPIIVGLSGFNTAYVLQGAVLVGLLAVVTDLGFERLVQRLGRWQSAQ
- a CDS encoding ABC transporter ATP-binding protein, which codes for MIELQHVSKGFNGVKAIEDLSLNIARGEFTVILGSSGSGKSTLIKMINRLLEHDSGRITFAGDEIRSFRPEDLRRRMGYAIQSVGLFPHWSVEKNIATVPTLLKWPPSRIHDRVTELMTLLQLDATLYRKRYPHQLSGGQQQRVGVARALAGNPEVLLMDEPFGALDPVTRAALQLEIARIHKAFDKTIVLVTHDIDEALSLATRIVLLDQGRIVQSGTPLQMLSSPANDFVSDFFGRSDVGIKLLGLQSVATRLRAGEHAAGAPVLASSSLREALSMFLSRRVDRLPVVDGDGQALGVIDFSDLLDLRP
- a CDS encoding HesB/IscA family protein; amino-acid sequence: MTITLTPAAAKQIRSQIAKRGSGLGLRVGVKSVGCSGFAYTYELADEVRAGEQRFDAHGATLLIAPQNLLTLDGACLDFVTEGLKQSFQFDNPNVGTTCGCGESFSLKAGAGKGVAA